The genomic stretch ACCGTCGGCGATGGCGGCGTCCACCATCGAGTCGCCCTGCACCCGCAGCAGATAGAGGGTGCCTTCGCCCACCAGGGTCCGCGGCAACGGGAAGACGTCCTCGACGACCTGCTCGGCCAGGATCGGGCCGCCGGCGGCGATCCGGCCGATCAACGGCACCATCACCGCTTCGGGGGCATTGGCGTTCAGCGCGTCGTCGCCCACCGGGTGCATCCCGGGCGAGCCGGTGACTGGCTCTTCCTGCTCCTCCGGAGATCGGACGTCCAGCGCCCGGGGCTTGTTCGGGTCTCGCCGGATGAAGCCCTTCTGCTCGAGGACGGCGAGCTGGTGGCTGACGCTTGAGGTCGACTGCAGGCCCACCGCGTCACCGATCTCGCGCATGCTCGGCGGAAAGCCGCGTTGCTGAACGGTGTTGCGGATGACGCTCAGGATGGTTCGCTGCCGGGCGGTCAGCCCGTCTCCGCGGTCGTGGTCGGGGAATTCGGCGATAGTGCTGTTCCTGGGTCGTCCCGGACCTCGTCTTGCTGGCGGCTTGGGCGGCTTGGGCACCGGAGTCTCCCTGTCTCTATCTGGCCTGGCGGCCGGTATGGCGCCGCCGAGGGCTACTCCCTCGGCGTCGTGTCGTCCAGGGACGAACGTGCCGAAGGTAGCGTCACTGGAGTAACGATTCAAACACCTGTTCGAATCGGCGTGTCGAGAATCTGGTTTCTGTCGGAGGCTTGTAGTAGACATCGGTACAGACGTTGGTCGAACGCATGTTCGATCTTCAGCGTAACTGGCCATCCGATCAGATCCAGTGAGGAGCACGGCATGTCAGTCGCAACAGAGTTCCCTCCGGCGGTGTTCATTCCCGTTCGCGCCCGGCGGCTGCCGCATCCCGCGGCGCCCGCCGACCCAGCCACCACGCCCGCCGGCCTCCCACAGCTCCGACTGGTTCAGCCGGCCGGCCGCTGCGCGCCGGCGTCGGGCAGCCGGGTCGACGGAGCACGGCGCGGCGGACGGGGCGCCCGCTCATCGGTCCGGCTCGTCAAGCCGGCGAGCGCGACGGCGAGCCTGCCCTCGATCGGCGTCCCCGCCGGTCAGCTCGCGGCGGCGCCACTGCGCCTGACCAGGCGAGGGGTCGTGGCGATCGCTCTCGGCGTGGCGGCCGTAG from Jatrophihabitans sp. encodes the following:
- the lexA gene encoding transcriptional repressor LexA; translation: MPKPPKPPARRGPGRPRNSTIAEFPDHDRGDGLTARQRTILSVIRNTVQQRGFPPSMREIGDAVGLQSTSSVSHQLAVLEQKGFIRRDPNKPRALDVRSPEEQEEPVTGSPGMHPVGDDALNANAPEAVMVPLIGRIAAGGPILAEQVVEDVFPLPRTLVGEGTLYLLRVQGDSMVDAAIADGDWVVVRQQPNADNGEIVAAMIEGEATVKTLQRRDGHAWLLPHNEAYSPIPADEATILGRVVAVLRKV
- a CDS encoding LysM peptidoglycan-binding domain-containing protein; amino-acid sequence: MSVATEFPPAVFIPVRARRLPHPAAPADPATTPAGLPQLRLVQPAGRCAPASGSRVDGARRGGRGARSSVRLVKPASATASLPSIGVPAGQLAAAPLRLTRRGVVAIALGVAAVGGLLLLVAHLSAGSPTAPAVSVPSAVVTVQPGDTLWSIAGQVAPGRDPRQVVQSIRESNHLTSVSLSPGQTLKVG